GCGTCACGAGCGCGGCGATGTCGTCGTGCAGCGCCGCGAGCGGCTCGACGGCGGCGGTGAGCACGGCGCCGCGCCCGCGTCGCATGTCGACGAGTCCTTCGTCGCGCAGCTCCTGGTACGCGCGCAGCACGGTGTGGAGGTTGACGCCGAGGGCCGGGGCGACCTCTCGCGCGGCGGGCAGGCGGTCGCCGGCGCGCAGCCGCCCGGCCGCGGCGTCGGCGCGGACCGACGCTGCGACCTGCTCGAACAGCGGCTGGTCGCTCGTCGGATCGATGCGGATCAGCATGTCGGACCCTCCTGGAGCCTGGCGGCGAACGTGACGAAAAGTATTCTATATGAACTAGAACTGTGCGCACCATCTCGCGGCACCGCCCCAGCGGTTTGGCGACTCGGGCGACCACCGGCCACACTGGCCCGCATGCGCATGACACCGCGACGTCTCGCCCTGGGCATGAGCCTGTGGGTCCCGAACCTGTTCAGCGGCATCCGCGTGAAGGAGTTCGCCGACGACTGGACGCACGCCGAGGTGCGGCTGC
This region of Microbacterium thalassium genomic DNA includes:
- a CDS encoding GntR family transcriptional regulator — encoded protein: MLIRIDPTSDQPLFEQVAASVRADAAAGRLRAGDRLPAAREVAPALGVNLHTVLRAYQELRDEGLVDMRRGRGAVLTAAVEPLAALHDDIAALVTRARSLGLSPDTLASLIKETSA